A part of Streptomyces sp. NBC_00557 genomic DNA contains:
- a CDS encoding ZIP family metal transporter: MAVFVALGAFLMTLAGGWTAQRVTDRRHLVLGLAGGLMLGVVGLDLLPEALHAARRSVFGVPVALLLFVAGFLVAHLVEHTLAARKAAHGGAEGHNHRAPEVGLAAAGAMVGHSAMDGVAIGAAFQVGGGMGAAVALAVIAHDFADGFNTFTITSLYGNARRRAVAMLVADACAPLLGALSTAFFRIPEALLGGYLGFFGGVLLYLAAAEILPEAHHEHPSRSTLLCTVAGAAFIWLVVGLSGG, encoded by the coding sequence ATGGCGGTCTTCGTCGCGCTCGGCGCGTTCCTGATGACGCTGGCCGGCGGCTGGACGGCACAGCGCGTGACCGACCGTCGCCATCTCGTCCTGGGCCTGGCCGGCGGCCTGATGCTGGGCGTGGTCGGCCTGGACCTGCTGCCGGAGGCGCTGCACGCCGCCCGCCGCTCGGTCTTCGGCGTACCCGTCGCCCTGCTGCTGTTCGTGGCCGGCTTTCTGGTGGCCCATCTGGTGGAGCACACGCTCGCCGCCCGCAAGGCCGCGCACGGCGGCGCCGAGGGGCACAACCACCGGGCGCCCGAGGTGGGCCTGGCGGCGGCCGGGGCGATGGTGGGGCACAGCGCCATGGACGGCGTGGCGATCGGCGCGGCCTTCCAGGTGGGCGGCGGCATGGGCGCGGCCGTCGCGCTCGCGGTGATCGCGCACGACTTCGCCGACGGCTTCAACACCTTCACCATCACCAGCCTGTACGGCAACGCCCGCCGCCGTGCGGTGGCGATGCTGGTGGCCGACGCCTGCGCACCCCTGCTGGGCGCCCTGTCGACCGCCTTCTTCCGCATCCCCGAAGCGCTGCTGGGCGGCTATCTGGGCTTCTTCGGCGGCGTCCTGCTCTATCTCGCCGCCGCCGAGATCCTCCCCGAGGCGCACCACGAACACCCCTCCCGCTCCACCCTGCTGTGCACGGTCGCGGGCGCGGCCTTCATCTGGCTGGTGGTTGGCCTGTCGGGCGGCTGA
- the cobI gene encoding precorrin-2 C(20)-methyltransferase has translation MSSRLIGVGVGPGDPELVTVKGVNALRAADVVVVPVMDTGERGRAEATVLHYVPEDKVVRVVFALNERTDRARREAAWDAAGERVAALLRQHGTVAFATIGDPNVYSTFTYLAQTIAGLVPGTAVETVPGITAMQDLAARSGAVLTEGTEPLTLVPVTAGSAVLKEALAGPGTVVAYKFGRQAGEVAEVLKETGRLADAVWGSALGLPEESVRPAAELDGTPLPYLSTLIAPPRRDAGRGGKL, from the coding sequence ATGAGCAGCAGGCTGATCGGGGTCGGAGTCGGTCCGGGCGATCCGGAACTGGTGACCGTCAAGGGGGTCAACGCCCTGCGGGCCGCCGACGTGGTCGTCGTCCCCGTGATGGACACCGGGGAGCGCGGGCGGGCCGAGGCGACCGTGTTGCACTACGTGCCCGAGGACAAGGTGGTCCGGGTCGTCTTCGCGCTGAACGAGCGCACCGACCGGGCGCGCCGGGAGGCGGCCTGGGACGCGGCCGGGGAGCGGGTGGCGGCGCTGCTGCGGCAGCACGGCACGGTGGCCTTCGCGACGATCGGCGACCCCAACGTGTACTCGACGTTCACCTACCTCGCGCAGACGATCGCCGGGCTGGTGCCCGGCACGGCCGTGGAGACCGTGCCCGGGATCACCGCCATGCAGGATCTCGCGGCGCGTTCCGGCGCGGTGCTGACCGAGGGCACCGAGCCGCTCACCCTGGTGCCGGTGACGGCCGGGTCGGCCGTGCTGAAGGAGGCGCTGGCCGGGCCCGGGACCGTCGTGGCGTACAAGTTCGGGCGGCAGGCCGGCGAGGTCGCCGAGGTGCTGAAGGAGACCGGGCGGCTGGCCGACGCCGTGTGGGGGTCGGCGCTGGGTCTGCCGGAGGAGTCGGTGCGGCCGGCCGCCGAGCTGGACGGGACGCCGCTGCCGTATCTGTCGACGCTGATCGCGCCCCCGCGTCGGGACGCCGGACGGGGCGGAAAGCTGTGA
- a CDS encoding cobyrinate a,c-diamide synthase has protein sequence MVTSVPRLVVAAPSSGSGKTTVATGLMAAFAARGLAVSPHKVGPDYIDPGYHALATGRPGRNLDAYLCGPELVAPLFLHGARGCDLAVVEGVMGLYDGAAGEGELASTAQVAKLLGAPVVLVVDASSQSRSVAALVHGFASWDPRVRVGGVILNKVASDRHEELLREALDSAGVPVLGALRRAARVDTPSRHLGLVPVAERRSDAVDAVAAMAAQVEQGCDLEALLALARSAGALSGTAWEPPAGTADKREVVAVAGGPAFTFSYAEHTELLAAAGADVVTFDPLRDEQLPEGTAGLVVGGGFPEVYAAELSANEPLRKAVADLALSGAPVAAECAGLLYLCRELDGQPMCGVLDATARMTERLTLGYRDAVAVTDSSLAVAGTRMRGHEFHRTAVEPGASAAPAWGVRHPARRVEGFVQGGVHASYLHTHWASEPGVARRFVERCRTS, from the coding sequence GTGGTGACCTCCGTCCCCCGGCTGGTCGTCGCCGCGCCGTCGTCCGGCAGCGGCAAGACCACCGTCGCCACGGGGCTCATGGCCGCGTTCGCCGCGCGGGGGCTCGCCGTGTCCCCGCACAAGGTCGGGCCGGACTACATCGACCCCGGGTACCACGCGCTCGCCACCGGGCGGCCGGGCCGCAACCTGGACGCGTACCTGTGCGGGCCGGAACTGGTCGCCCCGCTGTTCCTGCACGGGGCGCGGGGCTGCGACCTGGCCGTGGTCGAGGGCGTGATGGGGCTGTACGACGGGGCGGCCGGGGAAGGCGAACTGGCCTCCACCGCGCAGGTGGCCAAGCTGCTGGGCGCGCCGGTGGTGCTGGTCGTGGACGCGTCGTCGCAGTCGCGTTCGGTGGCGGCGCTGGTGCACGGGTTCGCCTCCTGGGATCCGCGGGTGCGGGTCGGGGGCGTGATCCTGAACAAGGTCGCGTCCGACCGGCACGAGGAGCTGCTGCGGGAGGCGCTGGACTCGGCGGGTGTGCCGGTGCTGGGTGCGCTGCGGCGGGCGGCCCGGGTGGACACGCCCTCGCGGCACCTCGGCCTCGTACCCGTGGCCGAGCGGCGGTCCGACGCCGTGGACGCGGTGGCGGCGATGGCCGCGCAGGTCGAGCAGGGCTGTGATCTCGAGGCTCTGCTGGCGCTGGCCCGCAGCGCGGGGGCGTTGTCCGGCACTGCGTGGGAACCGCCCGCGGGCACGGCGGACAAGCGTGAGGTCGTCGCCGTCGCCGGTGGTCCCGCGTTCACCTTCTCCTATGCCGAGCACACCGAGCTGCTCGCCGCCGCCGGCGCCGACGTCGTCACCTTCGATCCGCTGCGCGACGAGCAACTGCCCGAAGGGACCGCCGGGCTGGTCGTCGGCGGCGGGTTCCCCGAGGTGTACGCCGCCGAGCTGTCCGCCAACGAGCCGCTGCGCAAGGCCGTCGCCGACCTCGCGCTGTCCGGCGCCCCGGTCGCAGCCGAGTGCGCCGGGCTGCTCTATCTGTGCCGCGAGCTGGACGGGCAGCCGATGTGCGGGGTGCTGGACGCCACCGCGCGGATGACCGAGCGGCTCACGCTCGGCTACCGGGACGCCGTGGCCGTCACGGACAGTTCGCTGGCCGTCGCCGGGACGCGGATGCGGGGGCACGAGTTCCATCGCACGGCCGTGGAGCCCGGCGCCAGCGCGGCTCCCGCCTGGGGGGTCCGCCACCCTGCCAGGCGGGTCGAAGGTTTCGTACAGGGCGGTGTGCACGCGAGCTATCTGCACACCCACTGGGCGTCCGAGCCCGGTGTCGCCCGTCGGTTCGTGGAGAGGTGCCGGACGTCATGA
- the cobO gene encoding cob(I)yrinic acid a,c-diamide adenosyltransferase, with protein MPQGQPSVIPDDGLTTRQRRNRPLVVVHTGVGKGKSTAAFGLALRAWNQGWPIGVFQFVKSAKWRVGEERALRVLGDSGEGGTVAWHKMGEGWSWVQRDAQMDNEEKAREGWEQVKRDLAAETYRLYVLDEFAYPMHWGWVDTDEVVDVLRNRPGTQHVVITGRNAPGKLVDFADLVTDMSKVKHPMDVGQKGQKGIEW; from the coding sequence ATGCCGCAGGGACAGCCGAGTGTCATCCCCGACGACGGTCTGACGACGCGTCAGCGGCGCAACCGGCCGCTCGTCGTCGTGCACACCGGGGTCGGCAAGGGCAAGTCGACGGCCGCGTTCGGGCTCGCGCTGCGCGCCTGGAACCAGGGGTGGCCGATCGGGGTGTTCCAGTTCGTCAAGTCGGCGAAGTGGCGGGTCGGCGAGGAGCGGGCGCTGCGCGTGCTCGGCGACTCCGGCGAGGGCGGCACCGTCGCCTGGCACAAGATGGGCGAGGGCTGGTCCTGGGTCCAGCGGGACGCCCAGATGGACAACGAGGAGAAGGCCCGCGAGGGCTGGGAGCAGGTCAAGCGGGACCTGGCCGCCGAGACGTACCGGCTGTACGTGCTGGACGAGTTCGCCTACCCGATGCACTGGGGGTGGGTGGACACCGACGAGGTCGTCGACGTGCTGCGGAACCGGCCGGGCACCCAGCATGTGGTGATCACCGGACGGAACGCACCCGGGAAGCTCGTCGACTTCGCGGATCTCGTCACCGACATGTCCAAGGTCAAGCACCCCATGGACGTGGGGCAGAAGGGCCAGAAGGGCATCGAGTGGTGA
- a CDS encoding putative cobaltochelatase: MTTPFPFTAVVGQDDLRLALLLNAVSPAVGGVLVRGEKGTAKSTAVRALSALLPEVAVVPGCRFSCDPAAPDPSCPDGPHEPGPGAHRPARMVELPVGASEDRLVGALDIERALAEGVKAYQPGLLADAHRGILYVDEVNLLHDHLVDLLLDAAAMGASYVEREGVSVRHAARFLLVGTMNPEEGELRPQLLDRFGLTVEVAASREPEKRVEVVRRRLAYDDDPAGFAARWAEEEAAVRRRIVAARELLPQVRLGDGALRQIAATCAAFEVDGMRADIVMARTATALAAWAGRTDVLAEDVRQAALLALPHRRRRNPFDAPGLDEDKLDQTLEEFSGESPDDDPGPDGPGGGGGQPQPDSGPQGGGDASARPEAGEGGEPQASGAREQSAVRAAEPFRTKVLSVPGIGEGAAGRRSRARTEHGRTTGARRPQGALTKLHLAATVQAAAPHQRARGRSGPGLVIRRDDLRQATREGREGNLVLFVVDASGSMAARQRMSAVKGAVLSLLLDAYQRRDKVGLVTFRGSGAEVALPPTSSVDAAAARLESLPTGGRTPLAAGLLKAHEVLRVERLRDPARRALVVVVTDGRATGGPEPVALAGRAARMFAAEGVASVVLDCESGPVRLGLAGQLAGELGGTAVTLDELRADSIAGLVKGMQSRRAA, encoded by the coding sequence GTGACCACCCCCTTCCCCTTCACGGCCGTTGTCGGCCAGGACGACCTGCGGCTCGCGCTGCTGCTGAACGCCGTGTCCCCGGCGGTCGGCGGTGTGCTGGTGCGCGGCGAGAAGGGCACCGCGAAGTCCACGGCCGTGCGTGCCCTGTCGGCGCTGCTGCCGGAGGTCGCCGTCGTGCCCGGCTGCCGGTTCTCCTGCGACCCGGCGGCCCCGGACCCGTCCTGTCCCGACGGCCCGCACGAGCCGGGGCCGGGCGCGCACCGGCCCGCGCGGATGGTCGAGCTGCCGGTCGGCGCCTCCGAGGACCGTCTCGTCGGCGCCCTGGACATCGAGCGGGCACTCGCCGAGGGCGTGAAGGCGTATCAGCCGGGCCTGCTGGCCGACGCGCACCGCGGGATCCTGTACGTCGACGAGGTCAACCTGCTCCACGACCACCTGGTCGACCTGCTGCTGGACGCGGCGGCGATGGGCGCCTCGTACGTCGAGCGGGAGGGCGTCTCCGTGCGGCACGCCGCCCGCTTCCTGCTCGTCGGCACCATGAACCCCGAAGAGGGCGAGCTGCGGCCGCAGTTGCTGGACCGGTTCGGGCTGACCGTGGAGGTCGCCGCCTCGCGGGAGCCGGAGAAGCGGGTCGAGGTGGTGCGGCGCCGGCTGGCGTACGACGACGACCCGGCAGGTTTCGCCGCCCGGTGGGCCGAGGAGGAGGCCGCCGTACGGCGACGGATCGTCGCGGCACGGGAGTTGCTGCCGCAGGTGCGCCTCGGCGACGGCGCGCTCCGGCAGATCGCGGCGACCTGCGCGGCCTTCGAGGTGGACGGCATGCGCGCCGACATCGTGATGGCCCGTACGGCGACGGCGCTGGCCGCGTGGGCGGGACGGACCGACGTGCTCGCCGAGGACGTCCGGCAGGCGGCGCTGCTGGCGCTGCCGCACCGGCGCCGTCGTAACCCCTTCGACGCGCCGGGTCTGGACGAGGACAAGCTCGACCAGACGCTGGAGGAGTTCTCCGGGGAGTCCCCGGACGACGATCCCGGCCCGGACGGGCCGGGCGGGGGCGGCGGGCAGCCGCAGCCGGATTCCGGTCCGCAGGGCGGCGGGGACGCCTCCGCCCGCCCCGAGGCCGGCGAGGGCGGCGAGCCGCAGGCGTCCGGCGCACGGGAGCAGTCCGCCGTACGGGCCGCCGAACCGTTCCGCACCAAGGTGCTGAGCGTTCCCGGGATCGGCGAGGGTGCGGCCGGGCGGCGTTCCCGGGCGCGCACCGAGCACGGGCGCACCACCGGGGCGCGCCGGCCGCAGGGTGCGCTGACCAAGCTGCATCTGGCGGCGACCGTGCAGGCCGCCGCCCCGCACCAGCGGGCCCGGGGCCGGTCCGGGCCGGGTCTGGTGATCCGCCGGGACGATCTGCGGCAGGCGACCCGGGAGGGGCGCGAGGGCAACCTCGTGCTGTTCGTGGTGGACGCCTCCGGGTCGATGGCGGCGCGGCAGCGGATGAGCGCGGTGAAGGGCGCCGTGCTGTCGCTGCTGCTGGACGCCTATCAGCGGCGGGACAAGGTGGGGCTGGTGACCTTCCGGGGCTCCGGCGCCGAGGTGGCGCTGCCGCCGACCTCCTCCGTCGACGCCGCCGCCGCACGGCTGGAGTCGCTGCCGACCGGCGGCCGTACACCGCTGGCCGCCGGGCTGCTGAAGGCGCACGAGGTGCTGCGGGTGGAGCGGCTGCGGGATCCGGCGCGGCGCGCGCTGGTCGTGGTGGTGACCGACGGGCGGGCCACGGGTGGTCCGGAGCCGGTGGCGCTGGCGGGGCGGGCCGCGCGGATGTTCGCGGCCGAGGGCGTCGCGTCGGTGGTCCTGGACTGCGAGTCGGGGCCGGTGCGGCTGGGGCTCGCCGGGCAGCTCGCCGGTGAGCTGGGCGGTACGGCCGTCACGCTGGACGAGCTGCGGGCGGACTCGATCGCCGGGCTGGTGAAGGGCATGCAGAGCAGGAGGGCCGCGTAA
- the cobN gene encoding cobaltochelatase subunit CobN, which produces MSTVLLLSTADTDLLAARASGADYRIGNPTRVDVGQELPALLDGADLAVVRLLGGKRAWEEGLAALKASGIPTVLLGGEAVPDAELMAESSVPAGVVAEALKYLVEGGPANLLELSRFLSDTVLLTGEGFEEPRKMPEYGVHGAYEVHEGRPTVGVLFYRAHELSGNTAFVDTLCAAVEAQGANALPVYCGSLRGADAGLYELLSKADALVATVLAAGGTHASQASAGGDEESWDIGALADLNVPVLQGLCLTSSRAAWEESDAALSPMDAAMQVAIPEFDGRLVTVPFSFKEQGPDEVPVYVADPERAARVAGIAVRHARLKHKPNAEKKIALVFTAYPTKHSRVGNAVGLDTPASAVRVLDALRDAGYSLTEYPSGGDELIHRLIEAGGHDVEWLTEEQLAAAPARVPLADYRAWFDQLDPGLREAMTEAWGEPPGSLYVDGDDIVLASLRFGNVVVMIQPPRGFGENPIAIYHDPDMPPSHHYLAAYRWLENSFGADAVVHMGKHGTMEWLPGKGLGLSRGCAPDAVLGDLPLVYPFIVNDPGEGTQAKRRGHATVVDHLVPPMARADTYGDLAKLEQLLDEYALVSDLDPAKAPAVRAQIWTLVKAAELHHDLHVDEQPDDEEFDEFVMHIDGYLCEIKDVQIRDGLHILGGGPVGEPRVNLVLAVLRASQVWGGRANALPGLRACLAARFGLDEKELLAEPGAPVKVPVELTDLAEGPARTASDAIDLLEQLCRRIAEGMEERAWDRTAVPAVLRDALGAELPDAVAVLEFACEEVVPRLARTTDEIGHILRALDGGYVPAGPSGSPTRGLVNVLPTGRNFYSVDPKAIPSRLSWEVGQSLADSLVQRYLQDTGAYPKSVGLTVWGTSAMRTQGDDIAEILALLGCRPVWDDASRRVTGFEVVPLEELGRPRIDVTVRISGFFRDAFPHVVGLIDDAVRAVAELEEPAESNFVKAHADEDTAEHGDRRRATARIFGSKPGAYGAGLLPLIDARNWRSDADLAEVYAVWGGYAYGRGLDGRAARGDMETAFRRIAVAAKNVDTREHDLVDADDYFQYHGGMVAMVRHLTGANPEAYVGDSAVPDQVRTRTLGEETHRVFRARVVNPRWMAAMRRHGYKGAFEMAATVDYLFGYDATAGVVDDWMYEKLSAEYVFDPENRDFMKQSNPWALRGITERLLEAADRGLWAEPDADTLERLRATYLELEGDLEGDDQ; this is translated from the coding sequence ATGAGCACAGTGTTGTTGTTGTCGACCGCCGACACGGATCTGCTGGCGGCCCGGGCGTCCGGCGCGGACTACCGCATCGGCAACCCGACCCGGGTGGACGTCGGGCAGGAGCTGCCGGCGCTGCTCGACGGCGCCGACCTCGCCGTCGTACGGCTGCTGGGCGGCAAGCGCGCCTGGGAGGAGGGGCTGGCCGCGCTGAAGGCGTCCGGGATCCCGACCGTGCTGCTGGGCGGCGAGGCCGTGCCGGACGCCGAGCTGATGGCCGAGTCGTCGGTGCCGGCCGGTGTCGTCGCGGAGGCGCTGAAGTACCTGGTCGAGGGCGGTCCCGCGAACCTGCTGGAGCTGTCCCGGTTCCTGTCGGACACCGTGCTGCTGACCGGTGAGGGCTTCGAGGAGCCGCGGAAGATGCCGGAGTACGGCGTCCACGGCGCGTACGAGGTCCACGAGGGCCGCCCGACCGTGGGCGTGCTCTTCTACCGGGCGCACGAGCTGAGCGGCAACACCGCCTTCGTGGACACCCTGTGCGCGGCGGTCGAGGCGCAGGGCGCCAACGCGCTGCCCGTGTACTGCGGTTCGCTGCGCGGCGCGGACGCCGGGCTGTACGAACTGCTCTCGAAGGCCGACGCGCTGGTCGCGACCGTGCTCGCGGCGGGCGGCACGCACGCCTCGCAGGCGTCGGCGGGAGGGGACGAGGAGTCCTGGGACATCGGCGCGCTCGCCGACCTGAACGTGCCTGTCCTGCAAGGGCTCTGCCTGACCTCTTCGCGGGCCGCCTGGGAGGAGTCCGACGCGGCCCTGTCCCCCATGGACGCGGCGATGCAGGTGGCGATCCCGGAGTTCGACGGACGGCTCGTCACCGTGCCGTTCTCCTTCAAGGAGCAGGGCCCCGACGAGGTCCCGGTGTACGTCGCCGACCCCGAGCGGGCCGCACGGGTGGCGGGGATCGCCGTACGGCACGCCCGGCTGAAGCACAAGCCGAACGCGGAGAAGAAGATCGCGCTGGTCTTCACCGCCTACCCGACCAAGCACTCCCGGGTCGGCAACGCGGTCGGCCTGGACACGCCCGCGTCGGCGGTCCGGGTGCTCGACGCGCTCCGGGACGCGGGCTACTCGCTGACCGAGTACCCCTCCGGCGGCGACGAGTTGATCCACCGGCTGATCGAGGCCGGCGGCCACGACGTGGAGTGGCTGACCGAGGAGCAGCTGGCGGCCGCGCCCGCGCGGGTGCCGCTCGCGGACTACCGGGCGTGGTTCGACCAGTTGGACCCGGGGCTGCGCGAGGCGATGACCGAGGCGTGGGGCGAGCCGCCGGGCAGCCTGTACGTCGACGGCGACGACATCGTGCTCGCCTCGCTGCGGTTCGGGAACGTCGTCGTGATGATCCAGCCGCCGCGCGGCTTCGGCGAGAACCCGATCGCGATCTACCACGACCCGGACATGCCGCCCTCGCACCACTACCTGGCGGCCTACCGCTGGCTGGAGAACAGCTTCGGCGCGGACGCCGTCGTGCACATGGGCAAGCACGGCACGATGGAGTGGCTGCCCGGCAAGGGGCTGGGTCTGTCGCGCGGCTGCGCGCCCGACGCGGTCCTCGGCGACCTGCCGCTGGTCTACCCGTTCATCGTGAACGACCCCGGCGAGGGCACCCAGGCCAAGCGGCGCGGGCACGCCACGGTGGTCGACCACCTGGTGCCGCCGATGGCACGCGCCGACACCTACGGTGATCTCGCCAAGCTGGAGCAGCTGCTGGACGAGTACGCGCTCGTCTCCGACCTGGACCCGGCGAAGGCCCCGGCCGTCCGCGCCCAGATCTGGACGCTGGTGAAGGCGGCCGAGCTGCATCACGACCTGCATGTGGACGAACAGCCGGACGACGAGGAGTTCGACGAGTTCGTCATGCACATCGACGGCTATCTGTGCGAGATCAAGGACGTGCAGATCCGCGACGGCCTGCACATCCTGGGCGGCGGCCCGGTCGGCGAACCGCGCGTGAACCTGGTGCTCGCCGTGCTGCGCGCCTCCCAGGTGTGGGGCGGCCGGGCGAACGCCCTGCCGGGGCTCAGGGCCTGCCTCGCCGCCCGTTTCGGCCTGGACGAGAAGGAGTTGCTGGCCGAGCCGGGCGCCCCGGTGAAGGTGCCGGTGGAGCTGACCGACCTGGCGGAGGGGCCGGCGCGCACCGCGTCCGACGCGATCGACCTGCTGGAGCAGCTGTGCCGGCGGATCGCGGAGGGCATGGAGGAGCGGGCCTGGGACCGGACGGCCGTACCGGCGGTGCTGCGGGACGCGCTCGGCGCCGAACTCCCGGACGCGGTCGCGGTGCTGGAGTTCGCGTGCGAGGAGGTCGTGCCGCGGCTCGCCCGCACCACCGACGAGATCGGGCACATCCTGCGGGCCCTGGACGGCGGTTACGTCCCGGCGGGTCCCTCGGGGTCGCCGACCCGCGGCCTGGTGAACGTGCTGCCGACCGGCCGGAACTTCTACTCCGTCGACCCCAAGGCGATTCCGTCCCGGCTGAGCTGGGAGGTCGGGCAGTCGCTCGCGGACTCCCTGGTGCAGCGGTATCTGCAGGACACGGGCGCGTACCCGAAGTCCGTCGGCCTCACGGTGTGGGGCACCTCCGCGATGCGCACCCAGGGCGACGACATCGCGGAGATCCTGGCGCTGCTGGGCTGCCGCCCGGTGTGGGACGACGCCTCCCGCCGGGTCACGGGCTTCGAGGTGGTCCCCCTGGAGGAGCTGGGCCGGCCGCGCATCGACGTCACGGTCCGCATCTCCGGCTTCTTCCGGGACGCGTTCCCGCACGTCGTCGGCCTGATCGACGACGCGGTGCGGGCGGTGGCCGAGCTGGAGGAGCCGGCCGAGAGCAACTTCGTGAAGGCGCACGCCGACGAGGACACCGCCGAGCACGGCGACCGGCGGCGCGCGACGGCCCGGATCTTCGGCTCCAAGCCGGGCGCGTACGGCGCCGGCCTGCTGCCGCTGATCGACGCCCGCAACTGGCGCTCCGACGCCGACCTGGCCGAGGTGTACGCCGTGTGGGGCGGCTACGCCTACGGGCGCGGCCTGGACGGGCGGGCGGCGCGCGGGGACATGGAGACCGCGTTCAGGCGGATCGCGGTCGCCGCGAAGAACGTCGACACGCGCGAGCACGACCTGGTCGACGCCGACGACTACTTCCAGTACCACGGCGGCATGGTCGCCATGGTCCGCCACCTCACCGGCGCCAACCCCGAGGCGTACGTGGGCGACAGCGCCGTACCGGACCAGGTGAGGACGCGCACGCTCGGCGAGGAGACCCACCGGGTCTTCCGGGCGCGTGTGGTCAACCCGCGCTGGATGGCGGCCATGCGGCGGCACGGCTACAAGGGCGCCTTCGAGATGGCGGCGACCGTGGACTACCTGTTCGGCTACGACGCCACCGCGGGCGTCGTCGACGACTGGATGTACGAGAAGCTCAGCGCGGAGTACGTCTTCGACCCGGAGAACCGGGACTTCATGAAGCAGTCCAACCCGTGGGCGCTGCGCGGGATCACCGAGCGGCTGCTGGAGGCGGCGGACCGGGGCCTGTGGGCCGAGCCGGACGCGGACACGCTGGAGCGGCTGCGCGCCACCTACCTGGAGCTCGAAGGCGACTTGGAGGGCGACGACCAGTGA
- a CDS encoding cobyric acid synthase, whose product MTGGGLLVAGTTSDAGKSVVTAGICRWLVRQGVKVAPFKAQNMSLNSFVTREGAEIGRAQAMQAQACRIEPTALMNPVLLKPGGEQSSQVVLLGRPVGELSARGYHGGRQQRLLGTVLDCLAELRGTYDAVICEGAGSPAEINLRRTDIVNMGIARNARLPVLVVGDIDRGGVFASFFGTVALLSREDQELVAGFLVNKFRGDVSLLEPGLEMLKGLTGRRAYGVLPFRHGLGIDEEDGLRVSLRGTVRESAVAPPVGEDVLRVAVCAIPLMSNFTDVDALAAEPGVVVRFVDRPEELADADLAVIPGTRGTVRALQWLRERGLAQALVRRAAEGRPVLGICGGFQILGEHIEDEVESRAGAVDGLGVLPVRVRFAREKTLTRPAGEALGERVEGYEIHHGVATVDSGEPFLDGCRVGQTWGTHWHGSLESDGFRRAFLREVAAAAGRRFVPAPDTSFAALREEQLDRLGDLIEQHADTDALWRLIESGAPQGLPFIPPGAPA is encoded by the coding sequence ATGACAGGGGGCGGGCTGCTGGTCGCCGGGACCACCTCCGACGCCGGGAAGAGCGTCGTGACGGCCGGGATCTGCCGGTGGCTGGTGCGTCAGGGCGTGAAGGTCGCGCCGTTCAAGGCGCAGAACATGTCGCTCAACTCCTTCGTGACCCGCGAGGGCGCGGAGATCGGCCGGGCGCAGGCCATGCAGGCCCAGGCCTGCCGGATCGAGCCGACCGCGCTGATGAACCCGGTGCTGCTCAAGCCGGGCGGCGAGCAGAGCAGCCAGGTGGTGCTGCTGGGCAGGCCGGTGGGCGAGCTGAGCGCGCGCGGCTACCACGGCGGGCGCCAGCAGCGGCTGCTCGGCACGGTGCTGGACTGCCTCGCCGAGTTGCGGGGCACGTATGACGCGGTGATCTGTGAGGGGGCGGGCAGCCCGGCCGAGATCAACCTGCGCCGGACCGACATCGTGAACATGGGGATCGCGCGGAACGCGCGGCTGCCCGTGCTGGTGGTCGGCGACATCGACCGCGGCGGCGTCTTCGCCTCCTTCTTCGGGACCGTGGCCCTGCTGTCGCGGGAGGACCAGGAGCTGGTCGCCGGGTTCCTGGTGAACAAGTTCCGGGGCGATGTCTCGCTGCTGGAGCCGGGGTTGGAGATGCTCAAGGGCCTCACCGGGCGTCGTGCGTACGGCGTGCTGCCGTTCCGGCACGGTCTCGGCATCGACGAGGAGGACGGCCTCAGGGTGTCGCTGCGCGGCACCGTCCGCGAGTCCGCCGTGGCTCCCCCGGTCGGCGAGGACGTGCTGCGCGTCGCCGTGTGCGCGATCCCGCTGATGTCCAACTTCACGGACGTGGACGCGCTGGCCGCCGAACCGGGCGTCGTGGTGCGGTTCGTGGACCGCCCGGAGGAGCTGGCCGACGCCGACCTGGCGGTGATCCCGGGCACCCGCGGGACCGTACGGGCGCTGCAGTGGCTGCGGGAGCGGGGGCTCGCTCAGGCCCTGGTGCGCAGGGCCGCGGAAGGACGCCCGGTCCTCGGCATCTGCGGCGGCTTCCAGATCCTCGGCGAGCACATCGAGGACGAGGTCGAGTCGCGGGCCGGCGCGGTCGACGGCCTCGGTGTGCTGCCCGTACGGGTGCGGTTCGCCCGCGAGAAGACCCTGACCCGGCCGGCCGGCGAGGCCCTCGGCGAGCGGGTCGAGGGATACGAGATCCACCACGGGGTGGCCACGGTCGACAGCGGGGAGCCCTTCCTCGACGGCTGCCGGGTCGGCCAGACCTGGGGCACCCACTGGCACGGTTCGCTGGAGTCGGACGGCTTCCGGCGGGCCTTCCTGCGCGAGGTGGCCGCCGCCGCGGGCCGCCGCTTCGTGCCCGCGCCGGACACCTCCTTCGCCGCGCTGCGCGAGGAGCAGCTCGACCGGCTCGGCGACCTGATCGAACAGCACGCGGACACGGACGCGCTGTGGCGGCTCATCGAGTCGGGCGCGCCGCAAGGACTGCCTTTCATCCCACCGGGAGCGCCTGCATGA